A region of the Paenibacillus sp. J23TS9 genome:
GTCACATTGAAATCGAGAACAGAAATTGAAGAAATGGGAAAAGCCGGCCACATTGTCGCTGCTTTTCATCAAGCCATAGCAGGTATGATCCGGCCAGGTATCACGACGCTCGAAATCGAGTCGTTCGCGGTGCGGTTCCTGAAGGAAAATGGCGCCAAAGCTTATACGATAGGCTTCAACGGCTATCCGTTTGCCACATGCGCGTCTGTCAACGACGTCATTGCGCATGGTTTTCCGAACGGGAATCCGCTCAAGGAAGGCGACATCGTTACCATCGACATCGTTGCGGAAGCGGACGGCTGGATCGGCGATTCCGGTTGGTGTTATGCGGTCGGCGAGGTGTCGGAGGAAGCCCGTAAATTGATGCGGGTCACGAAGGAATGCTTATACCTTGGCATCGAAAAAGCTGTCGTCGGAAATCGGATCGGCGATGTGATGCACGCGGTTCAAACTCATGCCGAGCGAAACGGATTCTCGGTGGTGCGCGATCTGCTTGGTCATGGCGTAGGAAGAGAAATGCACGAGGAACCTAATTATCCCCACGTCGGGAAACCGGGCAAAGGGTTCCGCTTAAAGGAAGGGATGGTTTTAACGATCGAGCCGATGATTAATGCCGGAAAAGCGTTTATGACGGTTGATGCCGATGGCTGGACCGCCAGAACCGCTGACGGCTCGCTTTCCGCACAGTACGAGCATACGATCGCCATTACTGCGGATGGCCCGATTATTTTGACCGAACAATAGAATTAGAATTCAGTCCTTTTAAGGTCTCCGACTTTTCCAGGATTCATCTGCTTAAGAAGGGACCCGTCCGATGTGGAGGGGTCCCTTTATTCTCGTTCAGGGGTACTCTGCTACGTCTTCTTGACTAACCTGCCCGTTAGCTGAGAAAAGGCAGCCGATAAGAAGCCGGCTGCCTTCCCCTTTTTATTGAGCTATCGTTCCCCGTTAGTTGAACGTATTCTTTCTTGTTTATGACCCATTCATTATTTCACTGCCATTCATCTATAATAAGCCCATAAATTACTCTATCAAGAAACTGATTATGTAGCTGTTCGTAATTTCTAATAACCCCTTCTTGAGTAAATCCTAGACGTTCCGGTATTGCACGACTCTTGATATTATTGGTTGCTACCCCGATCTCAATTTTTCGCAAATTCAAATCATTAAACGCATGATCAATGAAGGCTTTACATGCGTTTGTCATTAGACCCCTACCCTCAAATTTCGAACCTAACCAGTAACCTATTTCTGTACGCTTGGCATCCCAGTCAATGCTTAAAAACCCTATGGATCCAGCAATTTGTTCCTTATACCATATCCCGGCCCAGTACCCATTATTATTTGCAAACCTATTTAAAGATCGACTGATAAAGGCTCTAGTATCATCAACAGAGTTGGTTTGATCAGGGAATTCGAGCCAGTTTCTTATGGAGTCACGGCTACTTATTATTAACTCATATAATTCTTGTGAATGCCTCTCTTCAAA
Encoded here:
- the map gene encoding type I methionyl aminopeptidase, with amino-acid sequence MVTLKSRTEIEEMGKAGHIVAAFHQAIAGMIRPGITTLEIESFAVRFLKENGAKAYTIGFNGYPFATCASVNDVIAHGFPNGNPLKEGDIVTIDIVAEADGWIGDSGWCYAVGEVSEEARKLMRVTKECLYLGIEKAVVGNRIGDVMHAVQTHAERNGFSVVRDLLGHGVGREMHEEPNYPHVGKPGKGFRLKEGMVLTIEPMINAGKAFMTVDADGWTARTADGSLSAQYEHTIAITADGPIILTEQ
- a CDS encoding GNAT family N-acetyltransferase, encoding MYKAILDEDTYISIFEERHSQELYELIISSRDSIRNWLEFPDQTNSVDDTRAFISRSLNRFANNNGYWAGIWYKEQIAGSIGFLSIDWDAKRTEIGYWLGSKFEGRGLMTNACKAFIDHAFNDLNLRKIEIGVATNNIKSRAIPERLGFTQEGVIRNYEQLHNQFLDRVIYGLIIDEWQ